Genomic window (Neoarius graeffei isolate fNeoGra1 chromosome 13, fNeoGra1.pri, whole genome shotgun sequence):
actatttttattttaaaagcaaagggtcgtctcacaccaaatatcaactttcatttattatggcttactgcttcttcgagatgctgacctcttctgctcctcagacctgcctgatccatcctgacgccctacgtctggtcagagtctcatcacatcgctcctgtagaggacggccccatgtggacagttgaaagtcacgcttggaagacgctctggacgcttacagtaatgcttttatggctgaggactacagtcgacttgctaacttcaggactgcagttgtcatgaacagtttagcactcaagtttccatcaatgaagagtttataacatcaacgaaaacagttagaactgttaatgttatagtcatgttgtctgttgtcgcccaaatgaggatgggttcccttttgagtctggttcctctcgaggtttcttcctcatgtcgtctgagggagtttttccttgccaccgtcaccacaggcttgctcattggggatagattagggataaaattaactgaTGTTTAAAGCCATTCAAATTccgtaaaactgctttgcgacaatgtttattgttaaaagcgctatacaaataaacttgactgctATTTAtcatgtttttgggtttttttttttttttaaatgttgaaacatttcattatttttaggccattttttggtctacagcatttcttcacacgtgcacagtactgtgtgtgtaatatgtaatttatttatattatatatatgcacacacatactaccgttcaaaagtttggggtcacccagacaatttagtgttttccatgaaaagtcacacttttatttcccaccataagttgtaaaatgaatagaaaatatagtcaagacatttttctggccattttgagcatttaatcgaccccacaaatgtgatgctccagaaactcaatctgctcaaaggaaggtcagttttatagcttctctaaagagctcaactgttttcagctgtgctaacatgattgtacaagggttttctaatcatccattagccttctgaggcaatgagcaaacacattgtaccattagaacactggagtgagagttgctggaaatgggcctctatacacctatggagatattgcaccaaaaaccagacatttgcagctagaatagtcatttaccacattagcaatgtatagagtggatttctgattagtttaaagtgatcatcattgaaaagaacagtgcttttctttcaaaaataacgacatttcaaagtgaccccaaacttttgaacgatagtgtgtgtgtatataaaaaccCTGAGGTTATTAGTTCTTACTGGTTGTCATTTTATTGAAAGTAAAATtagaaggtttaaaaaaaaaaaagccaatttgAATAGGACTTTAGACAGCAAACATCTTCTGCAAAGGCACAAGCTCAAAATTATTTTTGGCCCATTATTATTACACAGCACTCGAATACTGTGAAAAACACCCAGGCAGCTAACAAGACAGCGCACACTGTAATTCAGTGGTTGAGGCCATACGAAATGTTTGCTTAGCAGCTGAAGGAACGGGAGTTGCCATGTGTTTTGGGTTAAACACACATTTCCGTGTTAAAGAGCCTTAATTGCCAAGCCTGGCGCATTACGCTCAGTTTAGAGAAACCCAGAAAGGCTGCCCAGAAAACCGCAAACTGAAAATGATAACTAGCTCAGCGGCTTGGCATGTGTTTTTAATCACACGCTCCGGACCTGAAAACAATTTTCACAATTTCCCCTCATGGCTGGAGACAACAGGTCCTGCTTCTCTCTGAAGAAAACGTAAAGATCGAGACTTCGGCTATAAAGTCGAGTTTATGGTTTGTTTAATGGATGttttgatgtgaaatacactTTTTATACACTCGCTCTTCCAACAAGGCACTCATGGCAAATGATGGCAACGCTTTTTAATTCAATTTACATTTTAAGAGGAATCTTTAGCTCCCTTTCGCTTTGGCTGGCTGCTGTTCGTGCTGTCTGAAGGTGCATTAAGGAGATGGATGTCAGAGCTTCAGAGCCTCTTGCACAGCTTCTGAGCACTTTGCCAAGTCTGTAGAAAAGAAATGCAGGAACAATGGTAGAAATTTTTATGAATGCCGGGgttttttctccccccctccttcATTCAAGTTCGCACAGCACCAGATGCGTACGCAGATGTTTTCCTGTGGGTTCCAGATGCTGCAGTCAAACACCCATGTGCTTAACAAGCTGTGGACATAAAAAATCACTTCAGTTGTGATACCAAAGAGCTTTCTTGTTCAAGCTTGCATGTTATAGGATGATTTATCGTAGCATCGTGAGATACAATGCGAGTACAGTTTCACATTCTGAGGTGTGAAGATTTGGTTCTAATAGGCAACGCGCGCCTGACGCCAGCTTCCTCCTTTCTCCTCGGACGAGTACGAGACTTTATGGAGTGAAAGCACATGTTCTGAAAAAAGTTGAGAGGCATACACGGTCATGATGAGATGTTTTTACTGGAACATTATGCCATCAGGACGCATTAAATTAGTGTGTGATAAAGAAAAGGCACAGGAGATCCCCTCAGGCAGGCCATCAGTGCGGATACTGAAAGTCATTCTGCACGTAGAACGGAGCGGTACAGTACCTAGTAGGAGTCCATCAGCTCAGAGTGTGTGTAAATGTGATCTTAAACATGCATGACCTGCGTCGCCGTTTGGCTGGCTTTAAAAGTCTTTTATCTAGAGAAAATAGAGATGTAATgaggacatggagaggtggcTTGCTGGGTCCTGCTGCTGTCCCTGACAGACTTGCTTTAGCCTTCTGCTGATGCTCTTTAGCGGCCTTGTTATGGACACGTTCTCAATTTAGCAGCATATGAGCCATGTCGAGCTTAATATCTTCTTCAGGGCCGAGCATCCATCTTTACGGCACTGGAAAATGCCGTGTGTTGGTTTAAGCTTAAACTGGCCTGTTcaccttgagagagagagagagagagagagagagagagagagagagagagagagagagagagagaggaaaaccacaaacatgcAACGCCAACGCGGAACCTTACTACAGCACTCATAGTTCACACTGCCTCATACTACTACTGTAACTActactatttattattattattatgcagcaTTATTAAGCCACCTCACTGCTACGGGGTCCCCATGTCGATCCTGAGCTCAAGTTattgtccgcgtgggcttcctcctaGTTCTTGGGTTTTCTCCCACCTCTGCAAAAGCAGGCTAGCATGGTgaatcacatcacacacacatcacattatctctagccgctttatcctgttctacagggtcgcaggcaagctggagcctatcccagctgactacgggcgaaaggcggggtacaccctggacaagtcgccaggtcatcacagggctgacacatagacacagacaaccattcacactcacattcacacctacgctcaatttagagtcaccagataacctaacctgcatgtctttggactgtgggggaaaccggagcacccagaggaaacccacgcggacacggggagaacatgcaaactccgcacagaaaggccctcgccggccccggggctcgaacccggaccttcttgctgtgaggcgacagcgctaaccactacaccaccgtgccgcccagcatggtgaatggctatgctaaattggccgtaggtgtgtacGAGGGTGTGAATGGATAGGTCCACGTTacactgtgatggactggcatcccatccagggtggatTCCCACCTCACACCCAAGGTTCCAAGGATAGACTCCAGATTCAcagtgaccctgaacaggataaagcagttactgaagaggaatgaatgaatattaTTAGTACTATCAGTTTTAGCAGGAGTAGCAGTAGAAGTAGCAATAGGAGGAGCAGCAGCAGTAGGATTAGGAGGCGTAGCAGTAGGAGGAGCAGTGGAATGAGGAGGAGTAGCAGTAGAAGTAGCAGTAGGACTAGGAATAGGAGGAGCAGCAGTAGGACTAGGAGTAGGATGAGTAGCAGGAAGAGTAGGAGTAGCAGTCGGAATAGTAGGAGTAACAGTAATAGTAGGAATAGCAGCAGGACTAGCAGCAGTAGTAGGAGTACCGTAGTAGTAGGAATAGGAGTAGCAGTTGAAATAGTaggagtagcagcagtagtaggaaTAGGATTAGCAGCAGTAGGACTAGGAGTAGGAGGAATAGCAGGAAGAGTAGGAGTAGCAGTGGTAGTAAGAACAGGAGGATTAGCAGTAGGACTAGGAGTAGGAGGAGTAGCAGGAAGAGTAGGAGTAGCAAGAGTATGAGGAGGAGTAGCAGTAGTACTAAGAGTATGGAGGAGTGGCAGTAGGAGTTAGAATGGCAGTAGGAGTAGTAGTAAGAGTATGAGGAGTAGTAGGaggagtagcagcagcagcaatgGCAGTAGGAGTAGTAGTAAGAGGAGGAGGAGTGACAGTAGGAGCAGTAGGAGTGGCAGTAGGAGAAGTAGTGACAGTAGAAGTAGTAGGGAGAGGAGTAGCAGCAGTAGGAGTGGCAGTAGgagtagtagtaagagtagaagcagcagtaggagtagtagtaagagtagaagcAGCAGTAGGAGTGGCagtacgaggaggaggaggagtggcaGTAGGAATAGTAGTATGAGGAGTAGCAGGAGGAGGCGTGACAGTAGGAGCAGTAGGAGTGGCAGTAGGAGAAGTAGTGACAGTAGAAGTAGTAGGGAGAGGAGTAGCAGCAGTAGGAGTGGCAGTAGGAGAAGTAGTGACAGTAGAAGTAGTAGGGAGAGGAGTAGCAGCAGTAGGAGTGGCAGTAGGAGAAGTAGTGACAGTAGGAGTAGTAGGAAGAGGAGTAGCAGCAGTAGGAGTGGCAGTAGgagtagtagtaagagtagaagcAGCAGTAGGAGTGGCAGTACGAGGAGGAGTGGCAGTAGGAATAGTAGTATGAGGAGTAGCAGGAGGAGGAGTGACAGTAGGAGGAGTAGCAGCAGAAGTAGTAGTAAGAGGAGGAGCAGCAGTAGGAGTGGTAGTAAGAGTAGGAGGAGGAGTGACAGGAGGAATGGCAGTAGGAGTAGTAGTAAGAGTATgaggaggagcaggaggaggagtgACAGTAGGAGGAGTAGCAGCAGAAGTAGTAGTAAGAGGAGGAGCAGCAGTAGGAGTGGTAGTAAGAGTAGGAGGAGGAGTGACAGGAGGAATGGCAGTAGGAGTAGTAGTAAGAGTATgaggaggagcaggaggaggagtgACAGTAGGAGGAGTAGCAGCAGAAGTAGTAGTAAGAGGAGGAGCAGCAGTAGGAGTGGTAGTAAGAGTAGGAGGAGGAGTGACAGGAGGAATGGCAGTAGGAGTAGTAGTAAGAGTATGAGGAGGAGCAGAAGGAGTAGTTTAGAAGATCTCTTCAGTGAGAATTTATTTTTGGTTTAGATAAATGTCACAAAGGACTTTCCCAGTCGACCAATCAGCAGCTCTGCTTTACTCACACATGCAGTCCAGGTGCACACCTTCAGGCCTCCCTTCTCTCCCTTACACCATTACTTTCTCACAACTCCTGTACCGTGTTTTTGTGTTTCTCTCCTTCCTTCTTTCGATTTCTGCAGAGACCTGTGTACATCACGCTGTATATTTTTCTTTGTTTCCCCCCCCCCGATCTAATTCCTATCGTTTCTCACATTTTTCTCCACCATCCCTGTCTTCCTCTTCAGTGCTCCGTTCCTTTTGTTTTTATTACTCCTCTTCTCTCCATCCAATTCATTActcgtttctcatcttcctcttcttcAATTCCCCTTCTTTCCTCTTTTCATCATTGCTTTCCTTATTTAATCCCTCCAGCTCTCTCCGCTGCTCGCAAGCACTGTGCAGTTCCTTTAGGAAATGAAAATCTAGTTTTATTCACACTACCAGAATCAGGACTCTTTACTATTCATCATATATTGGTGCAAAGACTACGGTAAGAAACGTAACCTTTTCTTCCACGAGACTGCTGGATTCTCTCGAgatgtgactctctctctctctctctctctctcatgttaaCTCTTCCTCTATCAATCCTACAGTAAATGATGGAGTCTGTATTCATAGAACTCCTATGGATTCCTTGCATTAGTTTGTTTGGAGAATGTCATTTGTAGCGCAACACTGGCATAATGAAGGTGATGACTCAAATCAAGAAAATCCACTTACAG
Coding sequences:
- the LOC132897127 gene encoding mucin-2-like, encoding TTPSAPPHTLTTTPTAIPPVTPPPTLTTTPTAAPPLTTTSAATPPTVTPPPAPPHTLTTTPTAIPPVTPPPTLTTTPTAAPPLTTTSAATPPTVTPPPAPPHTLTTTPTAIPPVTPPPTLTTTPTAAPPLTTTSAATPPTVTPPPATPHTTIPTATPPRTATPTAASTLTTTPTATPTAATPLPTTPTVTTSPTATPTAATPLPTTSTVTTSPTATPTAATPLPTTSTVTTSPTATPTAPTVTPPPATPHTTIPTATPPPPRTATPTAASTLTTTPTAASTLTTTPTATPTAATPLPTTSTVTTSPTATPTAPTVTPPPLTTTPTAIAAAATPPTTPHTLTTTPTAILTPTATPPYS